The following are from one region of the Hydrogenimonas sp. SS33 genome:
- the bcp gene encoding thioredoxin-dependent thiol peroxidase, translating to MVDVGQKAPEFCLPNQDNVEICLRDLKGKWVVLYFYPKDLTPGCTTEACDFTEALPDFEKLDAVILGVSPDSPEKHRKFIEKKGLKITLLSDESKEVLKAYGAWGLKKLYGKEYEGVIRSTFLIDPEGNIAAVWPKVRVKGHVEAVKTKLEELKNSKQ from the coding sequence ATGGTTGATGTTGGACAGAAGGCGCCGGAGTTTTGCCTGCCGAATCAGGATAACGTCGAAATCTGCCTGCGGGATCTGAAAGGCAAATGGGTCGTGCTCTATTTCTACCCGAAAGATCTGACCCCGGGGTGTACGACGGAAGCGTGCGACTTCACCGAGGCGTTGCCCGATTTCGAGAAACTCGACGCCGTCATTCTGGGGGTGAGCCCCGACTCGCCCGAGAAGCACCGCAAATTCATCGAAAAGAAGGGGTTGAAGATCACGCTGCTCAGCGACGAGAGCAAAGAGGTGCTCAAAGCCTACGGCGCCTGGGGCCTCAAGAAGCTCTATGGCAAAGAGTACGAAGGGGTTATCCGCTCCACTTTTCTCATCGACCCCGAGGGAAATATCGCAGCGGTCTGGCCGAAAGTCCGTGTCAAAGGGCACGTGGAAGCGGTGAAAACGAAGCTCGAAGAGTTGAAGAACAGTAAACAGTGA
- the rpsB gene encoding 30S ribosomal protein S2 produces MVTMKDLLECGMHFGHQTRRWNPKMKKFIFGVRKNIHIIDLQKTLRYFRYTYNVVRDAAAEGKTVMFVGTKKQARNAIVEHAQRCGMPYVQTRWLGGMLTNYQTIRKSIRKLEVIEEMQESGKMDLLTKKEALMLQRKKEKLEQYLGGIRNMKKLPDYLFVIDAVKERIAIKEARRLGIPVIAPLDTNCDPDLIDYPIPGNDDAIRSIQLFCREIADAIIEGKELAAQEEENEEVTEEEMAAVTEEAVAEGEAEGVEAPAEENKGE; encoded by the coding sequence ATGGTCACTATGAAAGACCTGCTCGAGTGCGGTATGCACTTTGGACACCAGACACGTCGTTGGAACCCGAAGATGAAGAAATTCATTTTCGGCGTACGAAAAAACATCCACATTATCGACCTGCAGAAGACGCTCCGCTACTTCCGCTACACCTACAATGTTGTCCGTGACGCGGCTGCGGAAGGCAAAACCGTCATGTTCGTCGGTACCAAGAAACAGGCGCGCAACGCCATCGTCGAGCATGCGCAGCGCTGCGGCATGCCCTATGTTCAGACCCGCTGGCTGGGCGGTATGCTCACCAACTACCAGACCATCCGCAAATCGATCCGCAAACTGGAAGTGATCGAAGAGATGCAGGAAAGCGGCAAAATGGACCTCCTGACCAAAAAAGAGGCTCTGATGCTGCAGCGCAAAAAAGAGAAACTGGAACAGTATCTCGGTGGTATCCGCAACATGAAGAAACTGCCCGACTACCTCTTCGTCATCGATGCGGTCAAAGAGCGCATCGCCATCAAAGAGGCGCGCCGCCTCGGTATCCCCGTCATCGCACCCCTGGACACCAACTGCGACCCCGACCTGATCGACTACCCGATTCCGGGCAACGACGACGCGATCCGCTCCATCCAGCTCTTCTGCCGTGAGATTGCCGACGCGATCATCGAAGGCAAAGAGCTGGCCGCCCAGGAGGAAGAGAACGAAGAGGTGACCGAAGAGGAGATGGCCGCCGTCACGGAAGAGGCGGTCGCCGAAGGTGAAGCGGAAGGCGTGGAAGCGCCTGCCGAAGAGAACAAAGGAGAGTAA
- the tsf gene encoding translation elongation factor Ts — protein sequence MAAVTAAMVKELRERTNAGMMDCKKALTETNGDMEAAIEWLRKKGLSSAAKKAGRVASEGSISIEISDDHRKGTIAEINSETDFVAQNDNFKSLVKKATRHVHCSTATTVEDLLQTEIDGTTFEEFLKGEIAKIGENIVMRRFVTIDAGENGTVEGYVHGNGKVGVLIAAKCDSDKTCEAIRPVLKNIAMHIAAMNPQYLDEASVPAEVLAKEEEIAKEQLKKEGKPENIWDKIIPGKIKRYLKDNTLVNQPFVMDDKKTVGQVLDEAAKEAGGSAKIVEFVRFELGEGIEKKEEDFAAEVAAQMGK from the coding sequence ATGGCAGCAGTAACAGCAGCAATGGTCAAAGAGCTCCGCGAACGTACCAACGCGGGGATGATGGACTGCAAAAAAGCCCTGACCGAAACCAACGGAGACATGGAAGCCGCCATCGAGTGGCTCCGCAAGAAGGGCCTCAGCAGCGCCGCCAAAAAAGCGGGCCGCGTCGCCAGCGAAGGTTCCATCAGCATCGAGATCAGTGACGATCACCGCAAGGGAACCATCGCGGAGATCAACTCCGAAACCGACTTCGTCGCCCAGAACGACAACTTCAAGAGCCTGGTCAAAAAAGCGACCCGCCACGTCCACTGCTCCACGGCGACGACGGTGGAAGATCTGCTTCAGACCGAAATCGACGGCACCACTTTCGAGGAGTTCCTCAAAGGCGAAATCGCCAAGATCGGTGAAAACATCGTCATGCGCCGCTTCGTCACCATTGACGCCGGCGAGAACGGCACCGTCGAGGGTTATGTCCACGGAAACGGCAAAGTGGGCGTTCTCATCGCCGCCAAATGCGACAGCGACAAAACCTGCGAAGCGATCCGCCCGGTCTTGAAGAACATCGCCATGCACATCGCGGCGATGAATCCCCAGTACCTGGACGAAGCGTCCGTACCGGCGGAAGTCCTGGCCAAAGAGGAAGAGATCGCCAAAGAGCAGCTCAAAAAAGAGGGCAAGCCCGAAAATATCTGGGACAAGATCATCCCCGGCAAGATCAAGCGCTACCTCAAAGACAACACGCTGGTCAACCAGCCCTTCGTCATGGACGACAAGAAAACGGTCGGCCAGGTGCTCGACGAAGCGGCCAAAGAGGCCGGCGGCAGCGCCAAAATCGTAGAATTCGTCCGTTTCGAACTGGGCGAAGGCATCGAGAAGAAAGAGGAAGATTTCGCGGCGGAAGTCGCGGCGCAGATGGGCAAATAA
- a CDS encoding ABC transporter ATP-binding protein, protein MPLSPSAGAADAPVLLEARGLSHAFDYPLFDHVDLSVHEGEKVAVIGVSGSGKSTLLHILATLLEPDEGRVELLGSDIYALDPKAQLAIRRYEIGIVFQFHYLFKGMSAAENIEVAALLSETEPDAALTERLGIAGVLGQRVTELSGGQQQRVSIARVLAKNPRFIFADEPTGNLDDETARVVMEALYDHVARVKGGLFLVTHDERIADACDRVYRLHDRRLERVR, encoded by the coding sequence ATGCCTCTCTCCCCCTCCGCCGGGGCGGCCGATGCCCCGGTGCTCCTGGAAGCCCGAGGGCTCTCCCACGCATTTGATTACCCCCTTTTCGACCATGTCGACCTGAGTGTACACGAAGGCGAAAAAGTCGCCGTCATCGGCGTCAGCGGCAGCGGAAAATCGACCCTGCTCCATATTCTCGCCACACTCCTCGAACCCGACGAAGGGCGGGTGGAACTGCTGGGTTCTGACATCTACGCTCTCGATCCCAAAGCGCAGCTGGCCATCCGGCGCTATGAGATCGGGATCGTCTTCCAGTTTCACTATCTCTTCAAGGGGATGAGCGCGGCGGAGAATATCGAAGTGGCCGCCCTGCTGAGTGAAACCGAACCGGATGCCGCCCTGACGGAGAGGCTGGGCATCGCCGGTGTCTTGGGGCAGCGGGTGACGGAACTCTCCGGCGGTCAGCAGCAGCGGGTCTCCATCGCCCGCGTGCTTGCGAAAAACCCCCGTTTCATTTTCGCAGACGAACCGACCGGAAACCTGGACGACGAGACGGCCCGGGTGGTCATGGAGGCGCTCTACGACCATGTGGCGCGGGTCAAAGGCGGCCTCTTCCTCGTGACCCACGACGAACGGATCGCCGACGCCTGCGACCGGGTCTACCGCCTCCACGACCGGAGGCTGGAGCGGGTGCGGTGA
- the fliR gene encoding flagellar biosynthetic protein FliR, with protein sequence MSFATLLQPDHVYTFLLLFVRLSTLFVFMPFYNHMSVSPQIKAAFAFYLTLVLYPMVPVTPEPHTASLFFAALFSEIAMGLMAGLALNIVFAIFSYAGEQIAFVMGFSLASVIDPQSQIQSPLVSQFLTMTALMVLLAFNGHYMILMWMVDGVKEAPLGGLVMSHALFDYLMGAMAHLFAMGFSVAFPIIALSLLSDIIFGMLMKTMPQFNLLVVGFPVKIGLSFLVWMAVLASMMLIFKREFLAAMEVLARWIGT encoded by the coding sequence GTGAGTTTCGCCACCCTTCTGCAACCCGACCATGTCTACACCTTCCTCCTGCTTTTCGTCCGCCTTTCGACCCTCTTCGTTTTCATGCCCTTCTACAACCACATGTCGGTCTCTCCCCAGATCAAGGCGGCCTTCGCCTTCTACCTGACGCTGGTGCTCTACCCGATGGTCCCCGTCACCCCCGAGCCCCATACCGCCTCCCTCTTTTTCGCGGCGCTCTTTTCGGAGATCGCCATGGGCCTGATGGCGGGTTTGGCGCTGAACATCGTTTTCGCCATCTTCTCCTACGCCGGCGAGCAGATCGCCTTCGTGATGGGTTTTTCCCTCGCCAGTGTCATCGACCCCCAGAGCCAGATCCAGTCGCCGCTGGTGAGCCAGTTTCTGACGATGACGGCACTGATGGTTCTGCTCGCATTCAACGGCCACTATATGATTTTGATGTGGATGGTCGATGGGGTCAAGGAGGCACCCCTGGGAGGCCTGGTCATGAGCCATGCCCTCTTCGACTACCTGATGGGGGCGATGGCCCACCTCTTCGCCATGGGTTTCTCCGTCGCCTTCCCCATCATCGCCCTCTCCCTGCTTTCGGACATCATCTTCGGAATGCTGATGAAGACGATGCCCCAGTTCAACCTCCTGGTCGTCGGATTTCCCGTCAAGATCGGCCTCTCGTTTCTGGTATGGATGGCGGTCCTGGCGTCGATGATGCTGATATTCAAACGGGAGTTTCTGGCGGCGATGGAGGTGCTGGCGCGGTGGATCGGTACTTAG
- a CDS encoding phospholipase D-like domain-containing protein encodes MKRFLPLFLLLLTLDLFAKDTLYTMPYEARPALHRFVRAIDHARYRIDAAIYSFTHKTIAKHLKMAAARGVKIRIIFDRDANLRNRKSQLGYLAKYRNIRTYLLSGLPYRSPDGDRALMHMKAMVIDNRTVVLGSANWTYSAFGKNYEAILFSDDYAKAKRLENAFERMLRSATPY; translated from the coding sequence ATGAAACGGTTTCTTCCCCTCTTCCTGCTGCTTTTGACCCTCGACCTCTTCGCCAAAGATACCCTCTATACCATGCCCTACGAAGCGAGGCCCGCCCTGCACCGTTTCGTCCGGGCCATCGACCACGCCCGCTACAGAATCGACGCCGCCATCTACAGTTTCACCCACAAAACCATCGCCAAACACCTCAAAATGGCGGCCGCCAGAGGGGTAAAAATCCGCATTATTTTCGACAGGGATGCCAACCTGAGAAACCGCAAGAGCCAGCTCGGCTATCTGGCCAAATACCGCAATATCCGCACCTACCTGCTCTCCGGCCTCCCCTACCGCTCACCCGACGGCGACCGGGCGCTGATGCACATGAAGGCGATGGTCATCGACAACAGAACCGTCGTCCTGGGGTCTGCCAACTGGACCTACTCCGCCTTCGGGAAAAACTACGAAGCGATCCTTTTCAGCGACGATTACGCCAAAGCGAAACGGCTGGAAAACGCCTTCGAAAGGATGCTCCGCTCGGCCACCCCCTACTGA
- the gmk gene encoding guanylate kinase codes for MSKKFGSILIVSGPSGAGKSSLIKAAEEKIGDFYFSISTTTRPPREGERDGVDYHFVDKATFEADIRAGEFLEYAQVHGNYYGTSLKPVREALEAGKLVIFDIDVQGHAIARERMGDLITSVFITTPSLKELERRLHARGTDDEEIIRKRIENALIEIEYISAYDFLIVNDDFDKAVDDFVAVAKAARLKKGRKQALQFVNEWRGN; via the coding sequence ATGTCCAAAAAATTCGGATCGATCCTGATCGTATCGGGCCCCAGCGGCGCCGGCAAAAGCTCCCTGATCAAGGCGGCGGAAGAGAAGATCGGGGACTTCTATTTTTCCATCTCCACGACGACACGCCCTCCCAGAGAGGGCGAACGCGACGGCGTGGACTACCACTTCGTCGACAAGGCGACCTTCGAAGCCGACATCAGGGCCGGTGAATTTCTCGAATATGCCCAGGTGCACGGCAACTATTACGGCACCTCCCTCAAGCCGGTGCGCGAAGCGCTGGAAGCGGGAAAACTGGTCATATTCGACATCGATGTCCAGGGGCACGCCATCGCGAGGGAGAGGATGGGAGACCTCATTACCTCCGTCTTCATCACGACCCCTTCCCTCAAAGAGCTTGAGCGGCGCCTCCACGCCAGGGGGACCGACGACGAAGAGATCATCCGCAAGCGGATAGAAAACGCCCTCATCGAAATCGAATACATCAGCGCCTATGACTTTCTCATCGTCAACGACGATTTCGACAAGGCGGTGGACGATTTCGTCGCCGTCGCCAAGGCGGCGAGGCTCAAAAAGGGGCGCAAACAGGCGCTGCAGTTCGTCAACGAATGGCGGGGGAATTGA
- a CDS encoding twin-arginine translocase TatA/TatE family subunit, with protein MGMPSMPELLVILAIVVLLFGAKKIPELAKGMGSGIRNFKKAMREEEEEELAAQQKAEKQVEQKTAETVEAAKTEDKKEA; from the coding sequence ATGGGTATGCCATCTATGCCGGAACTTCTCGTCATTCTCGCCATCGTCGTGCTTCTTTTCGGCGCGAAAAAGATTCCCGAACTCGCCAAGGGAATGGGCAGCGGTATCCGCAACTTCAAGAAGGCGATGAGAGAGGAAGAAGAGGAGGAGCTCGCCGCACAGCAGAAAGCGGAGAAACAGGTCGAGCAGAAAACCGCGGAGACGGTCGAAGCGGCCAAAACCGAAGATAAAAAAGAGGCGTAA
- the argS gene encoding arginine--tRNA ligase, with the protein MKRRVHEVLKKHIDHPIVLEKPKDRSFGHYATPIAFSLAKVLRKNPMVIAEELAEKLREEEMFEKVDALKGYVNIKLSRKFLDEYAVWALENEEAFGKGEEGRSVLLEFVSANPTGPLHIGHARGAVWGDVLARIGSHVGDRIAREYYVNDAGNQIYLLGLSVYLAGREALGLAVEWPEEYYRGDYIVDLAKEAVEALGAEMFADEGFIPQIADWAKEKMMALINDNLAEVGIFFDHYVSEKSLYDRWDEVFSKLVERDAVYEKEGKWWLKSTEHGDEKDRVVVREDGRPTYLAGDIIYHYLKFERGYDHYINIWGADHHGYIARVKAAIAFFGHDPQRLEVILSQMVSLLKGGEPYKMSKRAGNFILMQDIVKEIGADALRFIFLTKKSDTHLEFDVEDLKKEDNSNPIYYINYAHARVFSLFEKAGKSQVSVFGTDMEGLDDEAYDLLFTALLLPEVLEEAYRSRQLQKVTDYLKHLAGMYHKFYYDHRIIGTPNEDRLLKLSAMVALSLRVGLKMLGIEAAKKM; encoded by the coding sequence TTGAAACGACGCGTCCATGAGGTCCTGAAAAAACATATCGACCATCCCATCGTACTGGAGAAGCCGAAAGACCGTAGTTTCGGCCACTATGCCACGCCCATTGCCTTCTCGCTGGCCAAAGTGCTGCGCAAGAACCCCATGGTCATCGCCGAAGAGCTGGCCGAAAAGCTGCGCGAAGAAGAGATGTTCGAAAAGGTCGATGCCCTCAAAGGGTACGTCAACATCAAGCTGAGCCGGAAATTTCTGGACGAGTACGCCGTCTGGGCGCTGGAAAACGAAGAGGCGTTCGGAAAAGGGGAAGAGGGGCGGAGTGTCCTTCTTGAATTTGTCAGCGCCAACCCCACGGGACCCCTGCACATAGGCCATGCCAGAGGCGCGGTCTGGGGAGACGTGCTGGCACGCATCGGCAGCCATGTGGGCGACAGGATCGCCCGGGAGTACTACGTCAACGATGCGGGGAATCAGATCTATCTGCTGGGACTCTCGGTCTACCTGGCCGGCCGGGAAGCGCTGGGCCTCGCCGTCGAGTGGCCCGAAGAGTACTACCGCGGCGACTACATCGTCGACCTGGCGAAAGAGGCGGTCGAAGCGCTCGGGGCGGAGATGTTTGCCGACGAAGGGTTCATTCCCCAGATCGCCGACTGGGCGAAAGAGAAGATGATGGCCCTCATCAACGACAATCTGGCGGAAGTGGGGATCTTTTTCGACCACTACGTCAGCGAAAAGTCGCTCTATGACCGCTGGGACGAAGTCTTCAGCAAACTGGTGGAGCGTGATGCCGTTTATGAAAAAGAGGGAAAATGGTGGCTCAAATCGACGGAGCACGGAGACGAGAAAGACCGGGTCGTCGTCAGGGAGGACGGCCGGCCCACCTATCTGGCGGGGGACATCATCTACCACTATCTCAAATTCGAGCGGGGGTATGACCACTATATCAACATCTGGGGAGCCGACCACCACGGCTACATCGCCCGGGTCAAGGCGGCCATCGCCTTTTTCGGGCACGACCCCCAGCGGCTGGAGGTGATACTTTCGCAGATGGTCTCGCTGCTGAAGGGGGGCGAACCCTACAAAATGTCCAAACGGGCGGGCAACTTCATTCTGATGCAGGATATCGTCAAAGAGATCGGTGCCGATGCCCTGCGGTTCATCTTCCTGACCAAGAAGAGCGACACCCACCTGGAGTTTGATGTGGAAGACCTCAAAAAAGAGGACAACTCCAACCCCATCTATTACATCAACTACGCCCATGCCCGGGTTTTCTCCCTCTTCGAAAAGGCGGGCAAAAGCCAGGTTTCCGTTTTCGGTACCGACATGGAGGGGCTGGACGACGAGGCTTACGACCTGCTCTTTACGGCGCTGCTGCTGCCCGAGGTGCTGGAAGAGGCGTACCGCTCCAGGCAGTTGCAGAAGGTGACCGACTACCTCAAGCACCTGGCGGGCATGTACCACAAATTCTACTACGACCACCGGATAATCGGCACGCCCAACGAAGACAGGCTGCTCAAACTTTCGGCCATGGTGGCGCTTTCTCTACGCGTCGGCCTCAAAATGCTGGGAATCGAAGCGGCGAAGAAGATGTAG
- the rsfS gene encoding ribosome silencing factor, giving the protein MSGRIDRIVDLLDAKKGEDIQVFDLSDREYLTRAVVLATTLGDKHTLALLDYLKEDLKPAGETFLAVEEGEEWTVVDLGDIMIHLMVPEYRAKYNLEEFLDSLEKREA; this is encoded by the coding sequence ATTTCCGGGCGCATCGACCGCATCGTCGACCTGCTCGACGCCAAAAAAGGAGAGGACATCCAGGTCTTCGACCTCTCCGACAGGGAGTACCTCACACGGGCGGTGGTCCTGGCCACGACGCTGGGCGACAAACACACCCTCGCCCTGCTGGATTATCTGAAAGAGGACCTCAAACCGGCGGGCGAAACCTTTCTCGCCGTCGAAGAGGGCGAAGAGTGGACCGTCGTGGACCTCGGGGACATCATGATCCACCTGATGGTACCCGAATACCGCGCCAAATACAATCTGGAAGAGTTTCTGGATTCGCTTGAGAAAAGGGAGGCGTAA
- the nadD gene encoding nicotinate (nicotinamide) nucleotide adenylyltransferase yields MENETSETNYHPLPTTHYPPKKYRAIAIYGGSFDPPHLGHLAVMSKALETLDIDKLIVVPAYLSPFKKGHRAPAALRVRWLKKVAAMDPRIEVSDIEAVKEGPSYTVDTVTRFLPEADTIYLIIGADNLAHLKEWHRFDDLNRMVRWVVATRDDTPVPEGFLRLDVDVPVSSTRLRKRIDPKWIPEPIREEVVKFYKSSKEKD; encoded by the coding sequence ATGGAAAACGAAACTTCCGAAACCAATTACCACCCACTACCCACTACCCACTACCCACCCAAAAAATACAGGGCCATCGCCATCTACGGTGGCAGCTTCGACCCGCCCCATCTGGGCCATCTGGCCGTCATGAGCAAAGCGCTCGAGACACTGGATATCGACAAACTGATCGTGGTGCCGGCCTATCTGAGCCCTTTCAAGAAGGGGCACCGGGCGCCGGCGGCGCTGCGGGTGCGGTGGCTGAAAAAAGTGGCGGCTATGGACCCACGCATCGAGGTAAGCGATATCGAAGCCGTGAAAGAGGGGCCCTCCTATACCGTCGATACCGTCACCCGTTTTCTACCGGAAGCCGACACGATCTACCTCATCATCGGCGCGGACAACCTCGCCCATCTGAAAGAGTGGCACCGTTTCGACGACCTGAACCGGATGGTGCGCTGGGTCGTCGCCACGCGGGACGACACCCCGGTTCCCGAAGGATTCCTGCGGCTCGATGTGGATGTCCCCGTCAGCTCCACCAGACTTAGAAAACGGATCGACCCCAAATGGATTCCCGAACCGATACGGGAAGAAGTGGTAAAATTCTACAAATCATCCAAGGAGAAAGATTGA
- the gap gene encoding type I glyceraldehyde-3-phosphate dehydrogenase, whose protein sequence is MALKIAINGYGRIGRSVARIVSKRDDVELVAVNDLAPSGTLLYLTNFDSVHGPLDEEATLEGEVLHLAGQRVRLFHEPDPADLRFADAGAEVVLECTGRHLRGDIVRCHIRHGAKRVIISAPAEDETPTYVLGVNAHTYKGEDVISNASCTTNCLAPIAKVLDEIYGIRTGLMTTIHAYTGGQNLMDAPTHTDLRRCRAAAVNLVPTTTHAAWAVYKVLPSLRGKLHGQSVRVPTPDVSLMDLDVVLERGTSAEEVNLLFTEKAKGELKGILGVDTRYGVSQDFCGDPRSAIVSADLTQVIGENMLKVMAWYDNEWGYANRLVEMALHITN, encoded by the coding sequence TTGGCACTCAAAATCGCTATCAACGGATACGGGCGCATCGGACGGAGCGTGGCCCGCATCGTCTCCAAACGCGACGATGTGGAGCTGGTCGCCGTCAACGACCTGGCCCCCTCCGGGACCCTACTCTACCTGACCAATTTCGACTCGGTTCACGGGCCCCTCGACGAAGAGGCGACACTGGAAGGGGAGGTGCTTCATCTGGCCGGGCAGCGGGTCAGGCTTTTTCACGAACCCGACCCCGCCGACCTCCGTTTCGCCGATGCCGGCGCCGAAGTGGTGCTGGAGTGCACGGGCCGGCATCTTCGCGGCGACATCGTCCGGTGCCACATCCGCCACGGCGCGAAAAGGGTCATCATCTCCGCCCCCGCCGAAGACGAGACGCCTACCTACGTTCTCGGGGTCAACGCCCACACCTACAAGGGGGAAGATGTCATCTCCAACGCCAGCTGCACCACCAACTGCCTCGCTCCCATCGCCAAAGTGCTCGATGAGATCTACGGCATCCGCACGGGGCTAATGACCACCATTCACGCCTACACCGGCGGGCAGAATCTGATGGATGCCCCCACCCATACCGACCTTCGCCGCTGCCGGGCCGCGGCGGTGAACCTGGTCCCCACCACGACCCACGCCGCCTGGGCCGTCTACAAGGTGCTCCCCTCCCTCAGGGGAAAACTCCACGGCCAGAGTGTCCGTGTCCCCACGCCGGATGTTTCGCTGATGGACCTGGATGTGGTACTGGAGAGGGGAACGAGTGCCGAGGAGGTGAACCTGCTTTTTACCGAAAAGGCAAAAGGGGAGCTGAAAGGCATACTGGGGGTCGACACCCGCTACGGCGTCAGCCAGGATTTCTGCGGCGACCCGCGCAGCGCCATCGTCTCGGCTGACCTGACCCAGGTGATCGGCGAAAACATGCTCAAGGTGATGGCGTGGTACGACAATGAATGGGGGTATGCCAACCGCCTGGTGGAGATGGCACTGCATATAACGAACTGA
- a CDS encoding phosphoglycerate kinase, with protein sequence MKLLSIKDLDLAGRKVFIRCDFNVPLDEFGNITDDRRIRAALQTIRYCLDHECAIILASHMGRPKGEFNEKYSLKPVAKRLQALLHHDVTLAKDVVGPDATSKAEALKQGEIMMLENVRFEPGETKNDPELAKKFASMAEFYVNDAFGVSHRAHASVEAITHYFDNQHKGAGFLLQKEIKYFHKLLKKPTRPFMAIVGGSKVSGKLEALINLLPKVDKMVIGGAMAFTFWKARGYEVGKSLVEDDLLDDARHIMDEAKRLGVKFYLPVDFVVAPEFKEDAPVKYVTFQEIPEEWIGLDIGLSSTRLFREALSDVQTILWNGPMGVYEMDKFARGSFKLANYVAESYATKIIGGGDTADLIQRVGVDDEMTFISTGGGASLELLEGKTLPGIAALQVAGDDDE encoded by the coding sequence ATGAAACTTCTTTCGATCAAAGATCTCGATCTGGCGGGTAGAAAAGTATTTATCCGCTGCGATTTCAACGTGCCTCTGGACGAATTCGGCAACATCACCGACGACCGGCGCATCCGCGCGGCGCTGCAGACCATCCGCTACTGCCTCGACCACGAATGTGCCATCATCCTCGCCAGCCACATGGGGCGTCCCAAAGGGGAGTTCAATGAAAAATACTCCCTCAAGCCGGTGGCCAAGCGCCTTCAGGCGCTGCTGCACCACGACGTGACCCTCGCCAAGGATGTGGTGGGGCCCGACGCCACGTCGAAGGCCGAAGCCCTGAAGCAGGGAGAGATTATGATGCTGGAAAATGTCCGCTTCGAGCCCGGCGAAACCAAGAACGACCCGGAGCTGGCAAAAAAATTCGCTTCCATGGCGGAGTTCTATGTCAACGACGCTTTCGGCGTCAGCCACCGCGCCCACGCCTCCGTCGAGGCGATCACCCACTATTTCGACAACCAGCACAAAGGGGCGGGCTTCCTGCTGCAAAAAGAGATCAAATACTTCCACAAGCTTCTCAAGAAACCGACGCGGCCCTTCATGGCGATCGTCGGCGGGTCGAAAGTCTCCGGCAAACTGGAGGCGCTCATCAACCTCCTTCCCAAAGTGGACAAGATGGTCATCGGCGGGGCGATGGCCTTCACCTTCTGGAAAGCCCGGGGGTACGAAGTGGGGAAATCGCTGGTGGAAGACGACCTGCTCGACGATGCCCGCCACATCATGGACGAAGCGAAACGGCTGGGGGTGAAGTTCTACCTTCCCGTCGATTTTGTCGTCGCTCCCGAATTCAAGGAGGATGCGCCGGTCAAGTACGTCACCTTCCAGGAGATTCCCGAAGAGTGGATCGGCCTGGATATCGGCCTCTCCTCCACCCGCCTCTTCCGTGAAGCCCTCAGCGACGTCCAGACGATCCTCTGGAACGGGCCGATGGGGGTCTACGAAATGGACAAATTCGCCCGGGGCTCCTTCAAACTGGCCAACTACGTCGCCGAATCCTACGCCACCAAGATCATCGGCGGGGGCGATACGGCGGACCTCATTCAGCGGGTCGGCGTCGACGACGAGATGACCTTCATCTCCACCGGCGGGGGTGCGAGCCTCGAACTGCTGGAGGGCAAGACACTGCCGGGCATCGCCGCGCTGCAGGTGGCCGGGGATGACGATGAGTAA